A genomic window from Cloacibacillus evryensis DSM 19522 includes:
- the fabK gene encoding enoyl-[acyl-carrier-protein] reductase FabK, whose protein sequence is MFENNPVTKLLKIKYPIIQGGMAWVADADLAAAVSNGGGLGIIAAANMPPELLERQIIKIRTLTDKPFGLNIMLMSPTADDALELAARHNVPVVTTGAGLPGKVLEKLKPLGTTVIPVVASVSHAERIAKQGADAVIAEGTEAGGHIGEITTMNLVPQIVDAVDIPVIAAGGIADGRGAAAAFVLGASGVQVGTRFVCAEECNVHINYKQKIVKANDRATAVTGRSLGHPVRAIKNKFIKQYEELEKRGAPAEELEALGAGKLRLAVVEGDTEMGSLMSGQSAGLVRAIEPAAVIIESIVSQMNNIFSEMTRYSR, encoded by the coding sequence ATGTTTGAAAATAACCCCGTAACAAAACTGCTGAAAATTAAATATCCCATCATCCAGGGCGGAATGGCCTGGGTCGCGGACGCGGACCTCGCCGCGGCTGTCAGCAACGGCGGCGGCTTGGGAATAATCGCGGCGGCGAACATGCCCCCAGAACTCCTGGAACGGCAGATAATAAAGATCCGCACTCTGACCGACAAGCCCTTCGGGCTCAACATAATGCTGATGTCGCCTACGGCCGACGACGCGCTTGAACTTGCCGCCAGGCATAACGTTCCCGTCGTCACTACGGGGGCGGGGCTGCCGGGCAAAGTGCTGGAAAAGCTCAAACCGCTCGGCACGACGGTCATTCCGGTCGTAGCCTCCGTTTCGCACGCTGAGCGTATCGCCAAACAGGGCGCCGACGCCGTTATCGCCGAGGGCACCGAAGCCGGCGGGCATATCGGCGAGATCACGACGATGAACCTCGTCCCGCAGATCGTTGACGCGGTGGATATCCCCGTGATCGCCGCCGGCGGCATCGCCGACGGACGGGGCGCGGCGGCGGCGTTCGTGCTGGGTGCCTCCGGCGTCCAGGTGGGGACGCGCTTTGTCTGCGCCGAAGAGTGCAACGTCCACATCAACTATAAGCAGAAGATAGTCAAGGCCAACGACCGCGCGACGGCGGTGACGGGCCGTTCGCTCGGGCATCCCGTGCGCGCGATAAAAAATAAATTCATCAAGCAGTACGAAGAGCTTGAAAAAAGGGGCGCGCCGGCGGAGGAGCTCGAGGCTCTCGGCGCCGGAAAACTGCGCCTCGCCGTCGTCGAGGGAGACACCGAGATGGGCTCCCTGATGTCCGGACAGTCCGCGGGACTTGTCCGCGCCATAGAGCCGGCGGCCGTCATTATTGAGAGCATCGTCTCTCAGATGAACAACATCTTTTCAGAAATGACGAGGTATAGCAGATGA
- the fabD gene encoding ACP S-malonyltransferase: MKYAMIFPGQGAQRPGMGKDIYDRYVSAKRIFDEADEALGFSLSDIIFNGTPEELAHTKITQPAILTVSVAMLRALEQELGTAVEPACMAGHSLGEYTALVAAGSLSLTDGVRLVHKRGGLMQDAVPLGMGSMAAIIGIELSDVSAICAEAAQGEVCQAANINSPTQIVISGHAGAVARAVALIEQKYTAKVVPLRVSAPFHCDLMRPVADRLKEAFKSIEWHEPKFPIIANANARPVQKIPAVREALYNQTFSPVMWSQSVLEMENEGVEGYIELGPGSVLSGLVRKICKGKRPYAVSNSDELMAAAEYLRGANNG, encoded by the coding sequence ATGAAATATGCGATGATATTTCCCGGACAGGGCGCTCAGCGCCCGGGGATGGGAAAAGACATCTACGACCGTTACGTCTCGGCGAAGAGGATCTTTGACGAGGCCGACGAGGCTCTGGGATTCTCATTGAGCGACATAATATTCAACGGCACCCCGGAGGAGCTGGCCCATACGAAAATAACCCAGCCGGCCATCCTCACCGTCAGCGTCGCTATGCTCCGGGCGCTTGAACAGGAACTGGGGACCGCGGTGGAACCTGCCTGCATGGCGGGGCACAGCCTCGGCGAATACACGGCCCTTGTCGCCGCCGGGTCCCTGTCGCTGACAGACGGCGTGCGCCTTGTCCATAAACGCGGCGGCCTCATGCAGGATGCCGTTCCGCTCGGAATGGGCTCGATGGCGGCGATAATAGGGATCGAACTCTCAGACGTCAGCGCGATCTGCGCCGAGGCGGCGCAGGGCGAGGTCTGCCAGGCGGCGAATATCAATTCCCCGACGCAGATCGTCATCTCCGGACACGCGGGAGCGGTTGCCCGCGCGGTCGCCCTCATCGAACAGAAATACACCGCCAAGGTCGTGCCGCTGAGAGTGAGCGCCCCCTTCCACTGCGACCTTATGCGGCCGGTGGCGGACAGGCTGAAAGAGGCATTCAAAAGCATCGAATGGCATGAGCCTAAGTTCCCCATCATCGCGAACGCCAACGCCCGTCCGGTACAGAAGATCCCCGCCGTGCGCGAGGCCCTTTACAACCAGACCTTCTCGCCGGTCATGTGGTCGCAGTCGGTCCTCGAGATGGAGAACGAGGGCGTCGAGGGTTACATCGAGCTCGGCCCCGGCAGCGTCCTCTCCGGGCTTGTGAGAAAAATATGCAAAGGCAAACGCCCATATGCCGTTTCGAACTCGGATGAGCTCATGGCGGCCGCCGAATATCTGCGAGGCGCGAACAATGGATAA
- the fabG gene encoding 3-oxoacyl-[acyl-carrier-protein] reductase: MDKRIALVTGAGRGIGRAIALELAKDGCAVAVNYSRSEGPANEVAAEIRAMGGEAVAVKANVSDAAEVKEMFKLVAEQLGAVNILVCNAGITKDNLLMRMKESEWDDVIDTDLSSLFYCAKEAVRPMLKGRWGRIIAITSVNALRGGAGQCNYAAAKAGMIGFIKSLAREVAAKGITANAIAPGFIETDMTAVLSDELKGKFVESIPAGRAGTPRDVAGAAVFLASENASYIQGQVIAVDGGITM; the protein is encoded by the coding sequence ATGGATAAGAGGATCGCGCTGGTGACCGGAGCGGGCCGCGGCATAGGCCGCGCCATCGCCCTTGAACTCGCGAAGGACGGCTGCGCGGTGGCCGTAAATTACAGCCGCTCCGAAGGCCCCGCAAACGAAGTCGCGGCGGAGATAAGGGCGATGGGAGGCGAGGCGGTGGCAGTCAAAGCCAATGTTAGCGACGCCGCCGAGGTGAAGGAGATGTTCAAGCTCGTAGCGGAACAGCTCGGAGCCGTGAACATCCTCGTCTGCAATGCGGGCATCACGAAAGACAACCTTCTCATGCGCATGAAAGAATCCGAATGGGACGACGTCATAGACACGGACCTGAGTTCGCTCTTCTATTGCGCCAAAGAGGCGGTGCGCCCGATGCTCAAAGGCCGCTGGGGCCGCATCATCGCCATCACCTCGGTAAACGCGCTGCGAGGCGGCGCGGGGCAGTGCAACTACGCGGCGGCAAAGGCCGGCATGATCGGATTCATAAAGAGCCTCGCGCGCGAAGTCGCGGCGAAGGGGATCACCGCCAACGCGATCGCGCCGGGCTTCATCGAAACAGACATGACGGCCGTGCTCTCGGATGAGCTCAAAGGAAAATTCGTCGAATCGATACCGGCGGGCCGCGCGGGAACGCCGCGGGACGTGGCCGGAGCCGCGGTCTTCCTTGCTTCGGAAAACGCGTCTTATATACAGGGACAGGTCATCGCGGTTGACGGCGGCATCACAATGTAG
- the acpP gene encoding acyl carrier protein: MKMEEVQSKLKEIVMDRLNAEEDQIKPEASFVEDLGADSLDIVELIMGIEEEFDIEIPDEDAEKLTTVGEAMEYVKTKLAVED; the protein is encoded by the coding sequence ATGAAAATGGAAGAAGTACAGAGCAAGCTGAAGGAAATAGTCATGGACCGCCTCAACGCGGAAGAGGATCAGATCAAGCCGGAAGCCTCATTTGTTGAGGACCTCGGCGCGGATTCGCTCGACATCGTCGAGCTCATCATGGGCATCGAAGAAGAATTCGACATCGAGATCCCCGACGAGGACGCCGAAAAGCTGACGACCGTCGGCGAGGCGATGGAATACGTTAAGACGAAGCTCGCGGTCGAAGACTAA
- the fabF gene encoding beta-ketoacyl-ACP synthase II — translation MTPMNNRRVVITGCGAVTPIGIGKEEFWNALERGENGADFITQFDTAQHTTKIAAEVKNFNPENWLDKKEARRTDRVIHFAAAAADLAVKDAALDIEKLDSNMFGVYVGSGEGGIHTLEDNALVLYEKGPNRISPFMVPMMITNMPAAYIAIRVGAKGPNMAVVTACASSINSMGEAYNCIVRGDADVMLTGGAEAAVSPLATAGFASLKALSNRNDDPKHASRPFDSGRDGFVIGEGAGILVFEEYGHAKARGAHIYAEVVGYGLSCDAHHITAPDPDGDGACRAMAMAVKKAGWQPEEIDLINAHGTSTPLNDKMETMAIKRLMGEEAAKKVLVHSTKSMVGHALGAAGAIETIATLLAVEKGIVHPTINQITPDPECGLNTVPNKAVKAKVDRAIINNFGFGGHNGVLAIQSCKD, via the coding sequence ATGACGCCAATGAACAACAGAAGAGTGGTAATCACAGGTTGCGGTGCTGTTACCCCAATCGGAATCGGGAAAGAAGAATTCTGGAACGCCCTTGAGCGCGGGGAAAACGGCGCGGATTTCATCACACAATTCGATACAGCCCAGCACACCACAAAAATCGCCGCCGAAGTAAAAAATTTCAATCCTGAAAACTGGCTTGATAAAAAAGAGGCGCGCCGCACAGACCGCGTCATACACTTCGCGGCCGCTGCCGCGGACCTGGCGGTAAAAGACGCGGCGCTTGACATAGAAAAACTTGACAGCAACATGTTCGGCGTTTACGTAGGAAGCGGAGAGGGCGGCATCCACACGCTTGAAGACAACGCGCTGGTCCTCTATGAAAAAGGCCCCAACAGGATCAGCCCGTTCATGGTGCCGATGATGATCACTAACATGCCCGCCGCCTACATAGCTATCCGCGTCGGCGCGAAGGGGCCGAACATGGCCGTCGTGACCGCCTGCGCGAGTTCGATAAACAGCATGGGCGAGGCATACAACTGCATAGTGCGCGGAGACGCGGACGTAATGCTCACCGGAGGCGCGGAAGCCGCCGTGTCGCCGCTTGCCACGGCCGGATTCGCCTCGCTCAAGGCGCTCTCAAACAGGAACGACGACCCTAAACACGCCTCGCGTCCCTTCGACTCCGGGCGCGACGGCTTTGTGATCGGCGAGGGCGCGGGAATACTGGTATTCGAAGAATACGGGCACGCCAAAGCCCGCGGCGCGCACATATACGCCGAGGTCGTAGGCTACGGCCTCTCATGCGACGCGCACCATATCACAGCTCCCGATCCGGACGGCGACGGGGCCTGCCGCGCGATGGCGATGGCCGTCAAAAAGGCCGGCTGGCAGCCCGAGGAAATCGACCTCATAAACGCGCACGGCACATCGACGCCGCTCAACGATAAAATGGAAACGATGGCGATAAAGCGCCTGATGGGCGAAGAGGCGGCGAAAAAAGTCCTCGTGCATTCCACCAAATCGATGGTGGGGCACGCCCTCGGCGCCGCGGGAGCGATCGAGACGATCGCGACGCTTCTCGCCGTTGAAAAGGGGATCGTGCACCCGACGATAAACCAGATAACTCCCGATCCCGAATGCGGCCTTAACACCGTCCCCAATAAGGCGGTAAAGGCAAAGGTCGACCGGGCCATCATAAATAACTTCGGCTTCGGCGGACACAACGGCGTACTTGCCATCCAGAGCTGCAAAGACTGA
- the rnc gene encoding ribonuclease III, which produces MKTDKGREELLRAFQKKLRYQFNDTELLQEALTHSSYANENGVKFNERLEFLGDAVLELVTSDKLFSSYPDYDEGQLTRLRARIVCKNSLSLWASEMGLKNLIRIGKSLVKSGPTDSVAADCVEALFGAIFLDGGFPNAVEAVSNFLDTKPEISGAAVIKDPKTELQEYFQRQGMDVPCYETMERTGPEHALNFKVRLAMGNKILAEAWGASTKEAEFKAAEEALKKIRA; this is translated from the coding sequence ATGAAGACGGACAAAGGGCGCGAAGAACTTCTTCGCGCCTTTCAAAAAAAACTGCGCTACCAATTCAATGACACGGAACTTCTCCAGGAGGCGCTGACCCACTCGTCATACGCCAATGAGAACGGCGTGAAATTCAATGAACGGCTGGAATTTCTGGGCGACGCCGTTCTGGAACTCGTCACCTCCGACAAACTTTTCTCCTCATACCCGGACTACGACGAGGGCCAGCTCACCAGGCTCCGCGCCAGGATAGTCTGCAAAAACAGCCTGAGCCTCTGGGCCTCTGAGATGGGGCTCAAAAACCTCATCAGAATAGGCAAAAGCCTGGTGAAATCAGGACCGACCGACTCCGTCGCCGCCGACTGCGTGGAGGCGCTCTTCGGCGCGATATTCCTTGACGGCGGGTTCCCGAATGCGGTCGAAGCGGTCTCGAACTTTCTTGACACCAAGCCCGAGATATCGGGGGCGGCGGTCATAAAAGACCCCAAGACCGAGCTGCAGGAATACTTCCAGCGGCAGGGGATGGATGTGCCATGCTACGAGACGATGGAACGCACCGGGCCGGAACACGCGTTAAACTTCAAAGTAAGGCTCGCTATGGGAAACAAAATACTGGCCGAAGCCTGGGGCGCGTCGACCAAAGAGGCCGAATTCAAAGCCGCGGAAGAGGCGCTGAAAAAGATACGCGCGTGA
- a CDS encoding IS110 family transposase: MQKDRGLQRILIEKDGFIMIYVGIDIAKNKHDCVILSDHATCLRPCFSLKNNSQGFALLINAIKEACGGDFNHGEVKAGLEATGHYAHNIVAFLNSNGIDTTIFNPFLVNQYRKSRSLRKTKTDKADAMLIAELLISTAANPATSSYHNQEMKTLCRYRFSLVKQRSKLKADMSRYVDLLFPELGSLGLNPTSSSVMAMLKELPGASYISICNISQLTDTLSSSSRGRYGKETAEQVKAMAKESIATANKAFVIHNVGYNRADLPAKQTYCKNRR, encoded by the coding sequence ATGCAAAAAGACCGTGGGTTACAGCGTATCTTAATTGAGAAAGATGGTTTTATTATGATCTATGTCGGCATCGACATCGCTAAGAATAAGCACGACTGTGTTATTCTCAGCGATCACGCTACTTGCCTTCGTCCTTGCTTCTCTTTGAAAAACAACTCTCAAGGCTTTGCTCTGCTAATTAATGCCATCAAAGAGGCTTGTGGCGGTGATTTCAATCATGGAGAAGTGAAAGCAGGGCTTGAAGCTACCGGACACTACGCTCACAACATAGTGGCTTTTCTAAACTCTAACGGTATTGATACCACAATATTCAATCCTTTTCTGGTAAATCAATATCGTAAATCACGTTCCCTGCGCAAGACAAAAACCGATAAGGCTGATGCCATGCTCATCGCTGAGCTTTTGATATCGACGGCCGCAAACCCTGCAACTTCATCTTACCACAATCAGGAAATGAAAACACTATGCAGGTATCGTTTTAGTCTCGTAAAACAGCGCAGCAAGCTCAAAGCTGACATGTCACGCTATGTCGACCTCTTATTCCCAGAACTTGGTTCTCTAGGCTTAAACCCCACTTCCTCCTCCGTCATGGCTATGTTAAAAGAACTTCCCGGTGCATCATATATTTCTATTTGTAATATCTCCCAGCTCACAGATACCCTCTCAAGCAGCTCTCGTGGAAGGTATGGAAAAGAAACGGCTGAACAGGTTAAAGCAATGGCGAAAGAATCCATCGCCACGGCCAATAAAGCGTTTGTCATACATAATGTCGGATACAATAGAGCAGATCTGCCTGCTAAACAAACGTATTGCAAAAATAGACGGTGA
- a CDS encoding transposase — translation MSDTIEQICLLNKRIAKIDGELKNEVEKSGTKLTSIPGIGFCIASVILAEIGDINLFSSADKLQAFAGLDPSTFQSGNFTASHTHMVKRGSAYLRWAIMQGARLCSLNNLKYKQYLDKKIKEGKHYNSALGHLSKKLIRLIFHLLKENEEYDPKVA, via the coding sequence ATGTCGGATACAATAGAGCAGATCTGCCTGCTAAACAAACGTATTGCAAAAATAGACGGTGAACTGAAAAACGAGGTTGAAAAATCTGGGACAAAACTTACCTCTATACCTGGAATAGGCTTTTGTATAGCTTCCGTGATATTAGCGGAAATAGGGGATATCAACCTCTTCTCATCTGCAGACAAACTTCAGGCATTCGCGGGACTCGACCCATCCACATTCCAGTCAGGAAACTTCACGGCAAGCCACACCCACATGGTAAAACGCGGCTCTGCATATCTGCGATGGGCGATCATGCAGGGTGCTCGCTTATGTTCTCTCAACAATCTAAAGTACAAACAATATTTGGACAAAAAAATAAAGGAAGGCAAACACTACAATTCGGCTTTAGGACACCTATCTAAAAAACTGATAAGATTGATATTCCATTTACTGAAAGAAAATGAAGAATATGATCCAAAAGTAGCTTAG
- a CDS encoding helix-turn-helix domain-containing protein — protein sequence MTKKEVRRVEVLSIALSGGLTNKDASELLGVCVRQFIRIKKKFLQEGAQGLVHGNRGRNPVHAITDEIRGEVVSLFKERYYDFNISHFTEHLNERECISISRSSVSRILKLEGIRSKRSVNKSPKHIVRGKGRNRPACYGRQTRAAISGLAKMEIVATLHAFMDDAAGIVTGAFFIESECFVGYAEAIKMGIRDYGLPLYIYSDRHTKIQVS from the coding sequence ATGACGAAGAAGGAAGTAAGGCGCGTTGAGGTGTTGAGTATCGCATTATCAGGAGGATTGACTAACAAAGATGCGTCTGAGCTGCTCGGTGTTTGCGTCAGGCAGTTTATCAGAATCAAGAAGAAGTTTTTACAGGAAGGAGCACAAGGGTTGGTTCACGGTAATCGTGGTAGGAATCCCGTCCATGCGATTACCGATGAGATCAGAGGGGAGGTAGTGAGTCTTTTTAAGGAAAGGTATTATGACTTTAATATCTCTCATTTTACCGAACATCTTAATGAAAGGGAATGTATCAGTATCAGCCGGTCGTCGGTGTCTCGTATTCTGAAGTTGGAGGGAATAAGGAGTAAGAGGTCGGTAAATAAAAGCCCAAAGCACATCGTCCGAGGCAAAGGAAGGAATCGTCCGGCATGTTATGGCAGACAGACGCGAGCAGCCATAAGTGGTTTGGCAAAGATGGAGATAGTAGCAACCCTGCATGCTTTTATGGACGATGCCGCAGGTATTGTTACCGGTGCATTCTTCATAGAGAGTGAATGTTTTGTCGGATATGCGGAGGCTATAAAGATGGGTATAAGGGATTATGGACTGCCCCTTTATATTTACAGCGACAGGCACACGAAAATTCAAGTCTCCTAA
- a CDS encoding S-layer homology domain-containing protein, whose product MKKILAVIAMIASMAMAVPAMAATNPFMDVPQGHWAYDAVGLLASRGIVSGYPDGAFKGAQPATRYEMASVVARALVAVDADKASKQDLELLKKLVMEFKDELDALGVKVDKLDKRVAVLEDGVGGWKIRGTFMFDAKFANDTDNGQYYYNESNKKNDFEKEQFRLYLTKQIDENTYFYAEYRTGADDAGDDVNGRGDLQHMMWSHLFLDTKLPYDIGFRVGRFTVDFEEEYGLYTDNDAVFGDFRTDGFRLTKQWSNFRATAVVGRNDNLGIDGMNDSGSGTHMTYVLDLNWQPGEKFFAGATGYWFDDDSTPDTAGDLGVKNYGLYAGYKFTPAVELKGIYYFQDLGKDVSGAAYEDSPKAWKAVLDVKQDLLKFTGLWIEYSQQDNTFLGYNDRYSIGGGAYDHVGRNMEYANPYGTSKWWFVKADQQWNDKWSTFIRFANVGYDTAGLDDATEWGLGVGYQYTPAIGFELAYDQVDHGDNGWAVGDPEVARGKDHVVRFRTTINF is encoded by the coding sequence ATGAAAAAAATTCTTGCAGTAATCGCAATGATCGCATCTATGGCAATGGCCGTTCCTGCAATGGCGGCGACAAATCCTTTTATGGATGTTCCGCAGGGCCATTGGGCCTATGACGCGGTAGGCCTTCTCGCTTCGCGCGGCATCGTGTCGGGATATCCTGACGGTGCATTCAAAGGCGCGCAGCCCGCGACACGTTATGAGATGGCGTCTGTGGTAGCGCGCGCCCTCGTGGCGGTCGACGCTGACAAGGCCAGCAAGCAGGATCTTGAACTCCTCAAGAAGCTCGTCATGGAATTCAAAGACGAACTCGACGCCCTCGGCGTGAAAGTCGACAAACTCGACAAGAGAGTCGCGGTCCTTGAAGACGGTGTCGGCGGATGGAAGATCCGCGGGACATTTATGTTCGACGCGAAGTTTGCCAACGACACCGACAACGGGCAATACTATTACAACGAAAGCAATAAAAAGAACGACTTTGAAAAAGAGCAGTTCCGTCTCTATCTGACGAAGCAGATCGACGAAAACACATACTTCTACGCCGAATACCGTACTGGCGCCGACGACGCGGGAGATGACGTCAACGGACGCGGCGACCTGCAGCACATGATGTGGTCGCATCTCTTCTTAGATACCAAGCTTCCGTACGATATCGGATTCCGCGTCGGGCGCTTCACCGTGGACTTTGAAGAAGAATACGGCCTCTACACCGACAACGACGCCGTCTTCGGCGACTTCCGCACGGATGGCTTCCGCCTCACCAAGCAGTGGAGCAATTTCAGGGCGACGGCGGTCGTCGGACGCAACGACAATCTTGGTATCGACGGCATGAACGACAGCGGCAGCGGTACCCACATGACATATGTGCTTGACCTCAACTGGCAGCCCGGCGAGAAGTTCTTTGCGGGCGCGACCGGCTACTGGTTCGACGACGATTCAACGCCCGACACGGCCGGCGATCTTGGAGTCAAAAACTACGGTCTCTATGCCGGTTATAAGTTCACCCCGGCGGTCGAACTGAAGGGCATCTACTACTTCCAGGATCTTGGCAAAGACGTCTCCGGCGCGGCGTACGAAGACAGCCCGAAAGCGTGGAAAGCCGTCCTCGACGTCAAGCAGGATCTTCTCAAATTCACCGGGCTCTGGATCGAATATTCACAGCAGGACAACACCTTCCTCGGCTACAACGACCGCTATTCGATAGGCGGGGGAGCCTATGACCATGTCGGCAGAAACATGGAATACGCAAACCCTTACGGGACCTCAAAGTGGTGGTTTGTGAAAGCCGACCAGCAGTGGAACGACAAGTGGAGCACCTTCATTCGTTTCGCGAACGTCGGCTACGATACCGCGGGGCTTGACGACGCGACGGAGTGGGGCCTTGGCGTTGGTTACCAGTACACGCCCGCCATCGGTTTTGAGCTTGCCTACGACCAGGTCGACCACGGAGACAACGGCTGGGCCGTCGGTGATCCCGAAGTGGCGCGCGGCAAGGACCATGTCGTCCGCTTCCGCACGACCATCAATTTCTAA
- a CDS encoding site-specific integrase has product MAQLYLTQSVCDKASPRSKRYDLRDTFVRGLFLRVEVSGRKTWYLSYRTPSPEKRLKNKKIISASLVNLATARKIAREYLAKLYLEGVDPAILMNPKRPVYSGVTLRELIDAYEPWVNSHQKSGAVTLRALRLFKEFLDLPVASLSTGCIERWQMDNIGQIKRATINRRIAALQAVTSWGVKHGFLKEVPFKAPKLPQTDSKVVARFLTKEERVSLMAALNDRERQQGKDYLKPAVVLSLNTGIRKGTLLGLKWEDVDFKLRTLSLRAEIMKGGKDAIIPLNKKAYKALADWQKFCGADSGFIFSAPDGSQRNDITRPFMRVVDKAGLKNFTWHCLRHDFASQLAIEGVPLHIIQKLLCHGSIAMTQRYAHLSHNSLEEAVSMLRH; this is encoded by the coding sequence ATGGCACAGCTTTATCTTACACAGTCGGTTTGTGACAAGGCAAGCCCAAGAAGCAAGCGTTACGACCTGCGGGATACCTTCGTTCGCGGGCTGTTTCTCCGCGTAGAGGTCTCCGGCAGAAAGACATGGTATCTAAGTTATCGGACGCCGTCGCCTGAGAAGAGGCTCAAGAATAAAAAGATAATTTCCGCATCGCTTGTAAATCTTGCCACGGCACGCAAGATCGCCAGAGAATATTTGGCGAAATTGTATCTGGAAGGGGTAGACCCCGCCATTCTTATGAATCCTAAGAGGCCTGTTTATTCCGGCGTCACTCTGCGAGAGTTGATCGACGCGTATGAACCGTGGGTCAACTCCCACCAAAAGAGCGGCGCGGTCACGCTGAGAGCTTTGAGGCTTTTCAAAGAGTTTCTTGATCTCCCCGTCGCCTCTCTTTCAACCGGCTGTATCGAGCGCTGGCAGATGGATAATATCGGACAGATAAAACGCGCCACTATCAATCGGCGTATCGCGGCATTACAGGCGGTGACATCCTGGGGCGTAAAGCATGGCTTCCTCAAAGAGGTTCCGTTCAAGGCCCCCAAACTGCCTCAAACAGATTCCAAAGTGGTGGCACGTTTTTTAACTAAAGAGGAACGCGTAAGTTTAATGGCCGCGCTCAACGACAGGGAGCGACAGCAGGGAAAGGACTATCTGAAACCTGCCGTCGTCCTAAGTTTGAACACCGGCATCAGAAAGGGAACTCTGCTGGGACTTAAGTGGGAAGATGTTGATTTCAAGCTGCGTACTCTCAGTCTGCGCGCGGAGATCATGAAGGGTGGAAAGGACGCGATCATTCCGCTGAATAAAAAGGCTTATAAGGCGCTTGCCGATTGGCAGAAATTTTGCGGAGCCGACAGCGGCTTTATTTTTTCCGCCCCGGACGGAAGTCAGAGGAATGATATAACGCGCCCTTTCATGAGGGTGGTGGATAAGGCGGGGCTAAAAAATTTCACGTGGCACTGCCTGCGGCATGACTTCGCAAGCCAACTCGCGATCGAGGGGGTCCCGCTTCATATAATACAAAAATTATTGTGCCACGGCTCTATCGCCATGACGCAAAGGTATGCTCATCTTTCGCATAATTCTTTGGAGGAAGCGGTCAGTATGCTTCGGCACTAA